In Zonotrichia leucophrys gambelii isolate GWCS_2022_RI chromosome 15, RI_Zleu_2.0, whole genome shotgun sequence, the DNA window CAGCCATGTCACCCTCAGAACACCCCTCCCTGAGCAGGTACAGCTCTGGGGTTGGCAGAGGTGACTccaagcccagggcagggctgaccAGCAGTGATGCAGAGACAGAGTTCCCAAAGCCCTGTCCCACCTATGGCCATAGCATGATGAGGTGCTGGCCCTCAGTTCTGCCTCAGAACTACTTGGGGACAGCAAAATTCAGTAATCAGAGCTGGAGCTACTACAGAGCTGGAGCTACTGCTGGAGTGCATCTAGGAGTGCCaaaagggagggggagggcAGGCTGCCCTTCCAAAAGTGCTGAGATTTCACACCACCTCCCCTTTCTTTGCATAAGGAAGGTGGAGCAGAAACAAAAGCTCACTCCCTGATCTTTTGTCCCTAGGTTAATGGTACCCTTTGAGCAACAGGGATCTTCCAAAAGGGCCCAAGTTTTGCTGTTAAGCAGGTGACTTCAGCGAATTCCCTGCTGTTAATGGATTACACATCCCTTTCCCCAAGGTCTGTTAGTGCTaagacaagcagcagcagcagctggagcctgggaaggggctcagagggacaagggctctgctctgcccagatGTGCATCACATCTGTGTGCAGCAGCCTTTCCCCCGAGCCCCCTGAGCCTCTGGCTTCTCAGCAACCACTGCTGGGGGCAAGGTTTGATCCCTACACTGGTACACTGACAGATCTATATACACCCTCCCAAAGtccaggcaggctgggcaggaacaCTCTAGGTTATTGCATAGAAGGTGGCTGTGTTAGCTGGGCCTAAATGACAGTCTGGGAGCGCTGCCGGAGGCTCAGGGGcttcagggagctgctggcagcaggtgcAGCCTCTTGCACTGGGGGCTGGGATTCCTCCTTCCTGGAGTGCTCCTCATACCATTCCTGCAAGAGGGGAGGAGACAGGCAGGGATTAGGATCACCCCAAAAGGGCAGAGCCTGCTGTCACTGCGATTTTTCCAGGCACAGAGGGCTCTTCCCAAAGCCCTGGGTGCAGCCTAACAGCCCAGCTAACTGCAGCATGCCTGTGGGGCATGCACTGGGACCAAGGGAACATGCCACCCTCAGGATGCCCCTCCTGAACACCCAGGCCTTGAGGAtggctgtccccatgctgtctgggactggcagagcagcacccagggtgCCCAGGATGTCACATCCCTCAGGCACAGACCAAGCAGAACACACAGGGAGTTTCTCTGCAGGTGACCCAGCCCCATGGTAATAATGTGTATTTTCCTTAGGGGGACTCAAGACTCATCCCCAGTCTGTCTGCTCTGGAGACAAAGGACACATTCAAATGGTTATAAGATTAGTTTTTTTCAGCACTAATCATTAGCCTATGACCTTCAACTGCCTTTGGCAGTGACCAAACCCATGGCAGAAAGCTCCTGACCAtgggtggcactggcaggaAGGTGCTGCTAAAACTCCAGGGAATCTGCTGATTTACCTGTCTCCCATGCTGTTCAGCCTGCAAACCAGGCAGGCCAGCCTGGGACAAGCCAGCCTTGCTTTCTGTGTCAGGCAGACACACCTAAGCTCACACACAACCACATTCCAGAGGTTtaagagctctgtgctcagcagccaagccctgggcagcaccaaactgtgctcacagccccagcagacacctggggagcccagggcagctcagcacagcaggagggCCTGTGCACACCCCCAGGGTGGTCACTGTCACTGGCCTGTCACACCTGCACCCACTGAGGAGCTCTGATGTGCCCTGTGGGGTAACAACCCCTGGGCTCAGAGGAAAGCAGTGCCCAGTGTTTGACAGGATGGGCTGTTATTCCAGGGAATGCTCTCACCACAgacctgctggcagctccagctcagccccacataCCTGGATCTCCTCCTCATACATCTTCATACTCAGGTCACTCTTGGTCCTGGACCTGCGTCCCAGGAACACTGTGGACATTTGCTGGagaggtggggaaggaggaggaaacacCAAGACAGACATTCATCAGTCACTGAGCAGCTGGATCTGGCCTGGAACTTCCTTCCTGTGGACTCCCATCACCCACTGATGAGCTCAGGCCATCCCaggctccttctgctgccacctgagaggctgcagcccctgtgccatggtgacacaggggtACCATGGCCACTGTTAAAACAACcactcagctctgcccagctgcaTGACACAACAGTTCTGAGACAACAGCTCATCTTCCCAGTGTAGAATGTTTTAGAATGGAAGCATAAGCAGTGCCATGGAGAAAGGAAGGGTCAGGAATCAGTGCCATCATGTTGCTGCATAATGCTCCAGGACTGTCCCAGCCTCAGGGCTCTCTgatggcacagagggacaaGCAGCAGAATTATGAGAGAGGGGCTTCCTTAGGGGAAATATAAATATGCTTTCTTTCCAGTCAGCAGGGGCCAGGACAGCTCTTAGGGAAGTTTTCAGGCAGCAGGGACCAGACTTTGTCAAGGCTATtcaaggagcagctgctgcttttccagagcagcaatattctgtgatgctgcagttcctccagcagctcagccctcaaCACTACACAAGCAGGTGGATCTTCTCTCTCCACACAGACACAGTGGCCCTGGCACACCTCCCTCCCTGAAGGTGAGAACTCTCAGTGTTTCCTCTTACCCCATATTTGTCCATCTGCAACACAATcttctgcagctgagctgtttcAGTGGCAGCTGAAGTCCTCTTGTACAGCTCAATTATGCCAATCACCTCCTCCTTGGAGATCTCCTTCTCCAGAACAATGCCATTGTCTTCTGGAGAGGCAAGAAACAGAAAGAGGGGGGCAAAAAAAGTCACCAAGATGAGCATTGCTTCAGCAGCTGCTATGATAACCTGGAAGGCAAAGCTAAAGCACACAGGGCCAAGCCAGAGCTCAGGTGCAGCCTGTACCTGCTTCTGTGACTGGAACATGGATATGTTCAACCCCCAACAAGGCAGGGAGAAAGTTAACTAGTGAGAAAGGCCAGCAAAGCTTCTGACTCAAACCATTCTCATCAGGCTCCTTGGtatcttaaaagaaaataaatcttgtaGCTTTTTTGCTGGTCTGTAAGTTAAGAAATCAAATAATCACACaagaatttctgccttttgacCTTCACCTGCCTAAGAGAGCTTGGGAGCCCAGGGCTAACCAATGTCCTTCACTGCTCCCTTCAAACTGGGTGCAGGAAGGATCACACGTGTTTCCCTAATTAACAGCTCCTGGGCCACACAAATTTGATCTTCTGGCACCTAAAAACCCAGGGGGGTGGAGCTTTCACCTGaaggaacagcaggaaaagggctgtgAGCCATGAGTGTGGCTTTGGCACCTGAATTAGCAGGTCAGGAAGGGGCCTGCAGTTCTAGATACCCctctcagaaggaaaaggacAGTGAGTAAGTGATGAGGGGGATGCAGAGCCCAGTCTCTGCCAGTTCCTACAGGGAAAGGCATGttcaaaaccagcacagagccagcagcctgagcacaaccagaaaatgcaggaaaaactGGACAGGCAGTGTCTGCTGTCCTCCAGGTCATGGCAAAAAGTGCTGGCAAATCACCTTGGATACACCTCCTGCCACCAGTGAGGGCATTAGTGAGGAAGGGaaattggtttaaaaaaattatcaatcTTCCCTACCTGCAAGGTCCTTCATTGAGCTTTGCTACATCACTGCTGCAATGTTTCCTAGAAGCCTTGCATGAAATGCACACAGACTTCCTGTTTCAAAGAACTTGCTTGAAATGGCTCAAGTGGTTGAagtttgtatgtgtgtgtgcacagatatatatatatataaaacccACATAAATACACCCACCCATGCTTTTTGGGGAATTCTAGGGAGAGAGATGAGGGGCAGAGCAGAAAGACCAGACAGAAATATCACACAAAGAACAAGCTCGAGCAAAAGAACAACGAGCAACAGAATTAGCTCAGGAtgtcaggttaaaaaaaaaaaaaataaaagatctgTTTTATCCTGGCCAATTCCATTTACTCCTAGAGACATGAAGTACCAGGGAGAGAAGACACGAGGCTGCAGGTGAGCCAGGCCTCAGCTCTGACCTTCTGAATCCTGGTTCTTGCGAGTGTAGTTCATGCGGAACACAAAGGCGTCCAGGATGAAAGCCACGATGATTGTCATCACCACCATGGTCACAATGTAGAAGATCATGAAGTACAGACGGCTCCAATGAGTGGTTTGGGATGTCACCCCTTCCtaaagaggagagggaagaagtGAGCAGTGCACAAaaggaggcagaggcagcttAACTGCTTATCAACAGGCACAAAGCAGCATAAACACTCTGCCCCCAGGGACTGCTTGTGCAATGCTCAATGCCCCAACAGGTCCTTGCAGCTAGAAAGAGATGTTCCTACAGGCAAACACACAGAACATCCAAAGCTGGTGGCTTTGGACAACAGGGTGACAAAATGGAGTACAGGGTGACTTCATTTGTCAAGCCTGTGAAGCCTGAAACGTGCCCAGCAGCATGGCAGGGCTCAAATGCCTCCCAACAGTCAGGGCCAAAAGATACCAGGCAGCAAAGGCACCATGGGAGGAAAGCAGTGGTGCTGTGGAAGGTGGCagtctgtgctgcctgcagggctcaCTCACCATGATGATGTACCAGTCGTTGACCACCGTCAGCTCAAACAGTGTCACTGCACACAAGAGGgagaaaacacacacagggaatTGTTTTATCCATCCTGACCTGCTTTACAGTGATTTTTAGATAAAGTGTTTGACAGGCAAGACTGACACAAGCCAAGTTTGAATAAAGACAGCAAATCCAGAGAGAATGCAGACCCTCCCCACTGTAGCTCCTTCAGACAAAGGGTCAGACCCACAGAACCTCCAGCATGGCTTCATCTCTGTTTCCTAAAGAAACCAGACCTGACTCCTCATGAGTCAGCATGGAGAGCTCTGAAATCTCCAGGAGATAAGCATTCTGCTCACACATTATGAAAAATGGAGAGCAATCAACACATTCAAATTATTCTTCATCAGAGGGTTTAAAGAGAGGCAAGGCTGCTGGTTCTTCAGAAGGGCAGTGCCTTAATGCCCTCCTTGAACCCCTCTGCTCTGATCAGCAGCCAGAACAGatctgctgccttccagctgGCTCTGAGAGACCTCTGCTTACCCTGCAGAGCATCCTGGCACAGTCAGTCAGCTGGAGCTCTCCAGACAGAAAGAGCAGGATGTGAGTGAGGTGCATTAGCAGGACTGCCTGGGAGAGTCCAGGCTCACATGAGCACTACAGAGccatccagctctgcaggaacacAGAATCATCTTTTCTAGGGACAAAAGTGCTCTTACCAAAGCTGTTCAGAATGTTGTCAAAGTTGTTGAGATAGTAATAACCTTCCTCCACAACTGTTTTGTTGCCAACTGTGTGGTTCACCCAGCGGTAGGAATCTGCGACCGTGCTCGTGCTGGGTGGAGAAAACAGGACAAAGAATCAGCAGAGActggaaaagcaagaaaaatctaaaaaattataaacacCAGCCCCTCTAGAAGGTGGTAAGAAGAGTGGCAATTTCTACCTCTTGGCCAATATTTGCCTTTCCCTCTGAAAGGAATCCTCTCCCCTTCACAGCACATGGAGCACATGGAGTCTTTCTAATCATTCAGCAAATATTATACCAGAGAAACTGAGAGTTTGAGTTCCTTGGCTCACACCCTTCAAACTTGGCATTTCCGAGTGGTCTGCCATCATTAAAGGTGAAAAGGGCACAGCATAACTTAGGACCAGGTGAATTTATGTTGGGTGAATTCACTGCTGGACAAGCAACTCCGGCATCATAGAAACAGAATGGTTCAGGtaggaaaggaccttaaagctcatgcatttccacccctgccatgggcagggacaccatccaccatcccaggttgctccaagccctgtccaacctggccttggacactgccaggcaTGGGGCAAGAGAAATGAATTATCTCCTGGATTTTTGCCATGTGTTGCCTTAGCTACAAAACCCCATTCAGCCCCAGGCCACTTCTCCACAGGGAAAcggagctgccagagctccctgctgctggctgagcacCAGAAGCACTCTTGAGGGGGCTGGACTGAGGTACTCACTTGCAGCAGTTTGGGTAGACCACGCCAGCAAAGAACTCCATGCCAACGATGGCAAAGCAATAGTAGAAGATCAGCAGGGTTAACCCCAGGCTGGAGGcacaaacagaaagagaactgtgctgctggagagttGCTAAGGCAGGGAAACACAAAATGCTAGGCTGGTTGCTCTGGGAGGGATTTCCAAGGGATGGGAAGCCCAGCCCaccctcactgctgctggggctctgcagctcttggCTGCCCTCATTCAGGGAGCCCTTGGACAAGGAGTTTGCCACTCTCTCACTGAGGAGAGAAACCAAAGAGCAGCCTGgatcccctcccagcctgtcCTTTTCTGTTCAATAAACATCTCTCCACAGCTCCTTCACTAAAGAACACCACACACTGTGTGTGCCCTCTCCACATCCTtgcagcagggactgtgccaagagcagggctctgcagccagctcaggactcctggcagggctgaggaaCAGCACTCAagctccctctgccccaccATTCCACAAAAATGCTCTCAGGGGCTCTGCTGAGGACAGGGAACAGCTGGGGCCAAGGGGATTTGTGCCAGTGTTCTTCCCACAGGGGCTTTGTCTTCCAGCaagagctgggatgggggagaaaaagtaaaaataactcTTAGTTATCCTCCTACCACCAAAGCAGGGGGAGCTCAGGGTGCTGGAGTGTTGCTGCTCCAAGGAATTGGAAGATGAACACTCCACTGGTTCAGAAGAATCAGTAACTCCCCACTGACAGATAAGAGCAGGTTGGACAGGTCCCCAGCCTGACCCCAAACCTTCATTCCCCTCTCTGCcatcacccccaaatcccttcagcGGGATAGGTCCTTACTCTGAGCCCAAACTTTCACTGCTCTCTCCCTGCCATCACCCCTAAATCCCTTCAGCAGGTTGGACAGATCCCTGCCCTAACCCCAAACCTTCATTCCCCTCTCTGCcatcacccccaaatcccttcagcaggacaggaacccccctgaccccaaaccttCACTGCTCTCTCCCTGCCATCACCCCTAAATCCCTTCAGCAGGTTGGACagatccctgccctgtccccaaaccttcattcccctctctgccctcaccccagagcagaggtggTACCTGGCCATGCGAGGGAACAGCTCAAACATGGTGTCCAGCACGTTCCTGTAGCGTTTCTTCAGCTTGAACAGCCTGAAAGGAGAGGCCAGGAGTTACCCACAcccacagctctcctggggtggggggaaagaGCAAAAAGGAGAATCCCAGCCCTTTCTACCTTGCAGGGCAATGACAGTGAGGTTTCCTGACTTTCCTGACTTTTTGTTCAAGTGGTCTCTGCTCACCTCCCTGCTGTCCTATCTAAACGTTTATGGCACATTCTACAGGACTGAGGatctcagggaaaaaaggctGCCTTTTTACATGGCATGATGCATAAACaactatttaaaactcctaaaaaTTGTAAGAACTTACACTAGACTCATGTACAGGGTCAGGATGCATTCCTGCTTCCCCCAGACAGaagcttttctgtgtttccccCATGACCCAATAAAAATTGATGAAAGAAAACTACACTGTGCCTGCTAATTTAGGATTTGGCAACCCCATCAGCCTTTACAAACACAGCTGCCAAACAGGCTTTGGCAGGGGAGgaacagagaaaacattttttttttcccctcttgagTGTCATGAAGTGTTCTTAAAATCCTCACTGGAGGGCTAAATTACATCAGcttgtttttaatgaaacattTCACCTCAAATCCCTTCCCCCTGTGGCTCTGGAGGTGTTTGTGAAGGTGGGGGTACCTCGACAGGAGAGGGTTAATCAGCCCTGAACTGCAGAGAGGTGACAGGCCATGGTCTTGCTCCAAGTGTGAGATGCAGTTGGAGCAGGGCAGTACTTCACCCTAGAAAGCAGCATCctttgaaaactgtaatttctgGCAATTCAATGGAAATTATTAAACTGGCTCAGACCATCTCACCCtgacagaaaagcttttctctGAACAGCATCAGACAATTTAGAGGAGGTGTAAGAACCCCACGAAGGCAGACACAGGATAATCTGCCCCCAGTAAATCCCTTGATCTCTATTAGAGATCAGCTTAAGCTCCAAAGCACGGGGTGTTCATATCCCATCCCAAGTTTTTGTTATCTCTCATTTTGATAACTCGGGCTAATCCCATTACCCCACGCAATTCCTGTTGGCCACGGTCACATTCCCACAGAGCAATCCTTGCCCTCTCCTGCTAAGGAGCTCAGTCCCCAGTGGGACTGATGCAAAACAAGCCCTGTTTTCTCCCACCTGCTCTCTGGaatccctcccttccttcccagcctttcccagctcacctcagcagctggaggggCCTCAGGACCACGATGAAGTAAAAGGGCTCCATGTCAAATGCCAGTGCCATGAGCCCCAAAAACGCAAACAGGGTGACTGAGAAGTCAAAGCTggcaagaaaaatgaaataaaattaatgaaagagCAATGATTTATCAGTAGAGAAGAGGGGtaggtgctgctccagcctaACAAGATGCACAAGGCCAGGGGCAGAAGGATTCTAACAGCTGACTGATGGCCTCCTGTCTCCAGGCTTGGCTCAGGAGTTGGTGTTTCCAACCCAAAAAGATGGATGTGCACTTACAGATTCCAGCCTGAGGACAGGTACTCCACAGGCCCCAGCCCAGTGGTcttcaggagcagctccacaccATAGACTGCAacacaagagcagcagcaatgagcagccccacaggaaaGGCCCATGGGAAGCCTTGCCCTCATGGATGTGTGGGGATTTTAAAGGATTTCTGTTAAACAGGGGTTTAACAGACCCCACCCAACCTCCTCATTCTCAGTGAGGTGCCAAACAGACTTTTCCCCTCCAAATCAACACATTTGTTCATGGAGATTTCTCTCTGGAGAAGTCTACAAAACAATCCCTGCCAGGCACACCATTGCTCTGGATGGAGGCCTACACCCATAACTTCAATTCactccccagctcctcaggaaaTGACACAGCTCTGTTGGGAAGCATCAGCTTACTTGTGAGGAAGACTATGTAGCTCCAAGGGACATTCCTGGAGAAGAAATTCCCTCCTGCAAGACACAAGAACAGCTTTCTCAAGTCCTCCCTTTTTTCCAACCCCTCAGCACCACAGTGGAGCAACAAGCTGTGATGTTTCCTACCTTGCAGCATGAAGGTTTCAACCAGAATCCAAATTCCATTCACAGCCACCACAGTGtctggaaaataaaggaaaaatcccaTAGTAAAACCACTCCTGGGTATCCATTTCTTAGGCCAACAAAAATAATGCAATATAGGACAAGTGGCATTGGTTCCAAGTCAGTGAACAAAGGGAACTCATAAATTGTGAGTCTTCCCCCATGTCTTTCTCCAGGCTTCTAAGAGATGCAGTGCCTTTATGttcaaaaagaagcaaaactaaaatgtaaaaaaaccccaaattactGAGCAGGAACAATCACTTAGAAGCCAGCAGGtagcagcaggaggaagcacTCTTCCTCCTCTAGAGGAGAGAAGCACAGATTCCCTGCCTcaggcagctcagctgccaAGCAATCCCTCCAGCAGTGAGGTTGCTCACAGCTCCTTGAGAGCAAACAGAATGTGCCTCACTGGCGAGGCACCTCCTTATCCAGAATATTTCAGCTGTAAaataaaccccccaaattctGGGAAAGCTGACCCCCAACCCACCTAAATGCAACAAGCCCCACAGAGGTGCTGTGCAGTGAGCCAGGGAGGCTCTCCAGAACGAGAGCTgagagcccaggctgctgggacaATGCAGCAGTTCCCTCCCtcccaaaactccaaaatttGTCCACGAACCACAGCTCAGACCCACACCAAGTTTGggaaggatgttgagatgcttgagggcatgcagaggaggcagcaaggctggtgaggggctgggaacacaaaccctgtgaggaagccctgagggagctgggattgttcagcctggagaaaaggagactcaggggtgccctcatcactctgcacagctcctgaaaggtgcctgtgctcagctggggctgggctctgtctgcaggaacTGACACAatcagagcacacagccttgagcagcaccaggggaaatttaggttggatatcaggaaaactttttttccagaaagggtgataaagttctggaatggctgcccagggaggtggtggagtccccatccctgggtgtgtttaacaaagcctggatgtgacactgggtgccagggtttagctgaggtgctggagctgggttggactccatgatcttgaaggtctcttccagcttggtcattctgtgaattctgtgaggGGTTCCTCCAAATTCCTtggagggctggcagagccagcacaccAGAGCCACACGAGCAAGGGAGCCAAGCAGATCATTCCTACTCACACATGGTGTACTGGAACACACGGGACTTCACCAGGATGTTGATGCCTGTGTGAAGGAAAGGATGACAAAACAAATGTTTACACCATCCTCCACACCACAGAtccctctctcttctccctaGAGACATCTTGCATAGAAGCTAAACAGATCAGCAGATGATTAACTTCCACTTTTTGGGAACAAGTTTAAATATCCTTTAGAATTTTAGCAGCAAAGAAGTCCTTATTCTTAGCCCTCAAGATGCCCTGTTTGGTCTCTGTGTGCTAATTCTGGGGTGGACAGAGGTAAATGCTCTGTGTTTGGAACAGCAAGGAGGGTTGGGAgcatcagcagagctctgagggcTCCTGTGGCAGCTGAATTTGGATCAGGAACACACACCACCTCAGAAGAGCTGCAGGTTCTTAATTGTGAATGTTGACATCCAGTCAGGGAACTTGGGACACAGGGTAAATTGGCAAGACATGACTCTGATGGGGGTTTCAGgcctctctttttcccttcccaaactgctGTCCTTGACCTGAATGGGACCAGGCAGCCTAAGAGCTTTTGTGACAACCCAAATCCCACGCCACAGTCACTGCAGGAATATTTGCAGGACAGAAATCCTCCCTGGAGACCCTGAATCCAAGTCTCTGGCCTTGGATGCACATGGAGTTGGTTAGAAGGCCTTCCCTCAGGTGTTTGCCAGGGACACAAGAGCAAGGCCCTTCAGAGT includes these proteins:
- the TPCN1 gene encoding two pore channel protein 1 isoform X3, encoding MNYQEAAIYLQEGENNDKFFTHPKNAKALAAYLFAHNHLFYLMELSTALLLLLLSLCEAPAVPMLRLGIFVHATLELFALIVVVFELSMKMRWLGFQTFIRHKRTMVKTCVLLVQFIEAIVVLVRQTSHVRITRALRCIFLVDCRYCGAVRRNLRQIFQSLPPFIDILLLLLFFMVIFAILGFYLFSPNHSDPYFNTLENSLVNLFVLLTTSNFPDVMMPSYARNPWSCVFFIVYLSIELYFIMNLLLAVVFDTFNDIEKRKFKSLLLHKRTAIQHAYRLLVTKQRPSGISFKHFEGLLRFYKPRMCARERYLTFKALNQSNTPLVSLKDFYNFYEVVGLKWKAKRNREHWFDDLPRTAFLIFKGINILVKSRVFQYTMYTVVAVNGIWILVETFMLQGGNFFSRNVPWSYIVFLTIYGVELLLKTTGLGPVEYLSSGWNLFDFSVTLFAFLGLMALAFDMEPFYFIVVLRPLQLLRLFKLKKRYRNVLDTMFELFPRMASLGLTLLIFYYCFAIVGMEFFAGVVYPNCCNTSTVADSYRWVNHTVGNKTVVEEGYYYLNNFDNILNSFVTLFELTVVNDWYIIMEGVTSQTTHWSRLYFMIFYIVTMVVMTIIVAFILDAFVFRMNYTRKNQDSEEDNGIVLEKEISKEEVIGIIELYKRTSAATETAQLQKIVLQMDKYGQMSTVFLGRRSRTKSDLSMKMYEEEIQEWYEEHSRKEESQPPVQEAAPAASSSLKPLSLRQRSQTVI